A genomic region of Plasmodium malariae genome assembly, chromosome: 14 contains the following coding sequences:
- the PmUG01_14018400 gene encoding gamete antigen 27/25, putative, with amino-acid sequence MNIYTFIQIQIFVIYALIKCAAGSSKNQAPSYNPQVQKTITVGDKTYQYKYDHYKSGPPREEVMKWLDVEFHASTDVLYHLLPLAKDPWKLFNEIEYSERIYDTVREYEDKYKFKFRDEEARESCVERIKGRLLYPLYLEPLTEDYCKTIQKYFWIEERLEEEMTVKMDREETYQDKKAMSKNEDEMKRLISIYEKGRSIKLSDDMIHFTISIAKVFLEDYLKLYTEVYDKLSPTNNDKTKQK; translated from the coding sequence atgaatatatataccttcATACAAATCCAAATTTTCGTTATATACGCACTTATAAAGTGCGCTGCTGGTAGCTCGAAAAATCAAGCTCCTTCGTATAATCCACAAGTTCAAAAAACAATTACTGTAGGAGATAAAACATATCAATACAAATATGATCATTATAAGTCTGGTCCCCCTAGGGAAGAAGTTATGAAATGGTTAGATGTAGAGTTTCATGCGTCAACTGATGTGTTATACCACTTATTGCCTTTAGCTAAAGATCCATGGAAactttttaatgaaatagaGTATTCTGAACGTATATATGATACCGTTCGTGAATATGAAGATaagtataaatttaaatttaggGATGAAGAAGCCAGAGAATCTTGTGTTGAAAGAATAAAGGGACGTCTTCTTTATCCTCTATATTTGGAACCATTAACAGAAGATTATTGTAAaacaatacaaaaatatttttggatAGAAGAAAGATTAGAAGAGGAAATGACTGTTAAGATGGATAGGGAAGAAACTTACCAAGATAAGAAGGCAATGagtaaaaatgaagatgAAATGAAAAGACTTATAAGTATTTATGAAAAAGGTAGAAGTATAAAACTATCGGACGATATGATCCATTTTACTATAAGTATAGCAAAGGTTTTCCTTGAAGATTAcctaaaattatatactgAAGTATATGATAAACTTTCCCCCacaaataatgataaaacaaaacaaaaataa
- the PmUG01_14018500 gene encoding gamete antigen 27/25, putative, with amino-acid sequence MNIYTFIQIQIFVIYALIKCAAGSSKNQAPSYNPQVQKTITVGDKTYQYKYDHYKSGPPREEVMKWLDVEFHASTDVLYHLLPLAKDPWKLFNEIEYSERIYDTVREYEDKYKFKFRDEEARESCVERIKGRLLYPLYLEPLTEDYCKIIQKYFWIEERLEEEMTVKMDREETYQDKKAMSKNEDEMKRLISIYEKGRSIKLSDDMIHFTISIAKVFLEDYLKLYTEVYDKLSPTNNDKTKQK; translated from the coding sequence atgaatatatataccttcATACAAATCCAAATTTTCGTTATATACGCACTTATAAAGTGCGCTGCTGGTAGCTCGAAAAATCAAGCTCCTTCGTATAATCCACAAGTTCAAAAAACAATTACTGTAGGAGATAAAACATATCAATACAAATATGATCATTATAAGTCTGGTCCCCCTAGGGAAGAAGTTATGAAATGGTTAGATGTAGAGTTTCATGCGTCAACTGATGTGTTATACCACTTATTGCCTTTAGCTAAAGATCCATGGAAactttttaatgaaatagaGTATTCTGAACGTATATATGATACCGTTCGTGAATATGAAGATaagtataaatttaaatttaggGATGAAGAAGCCAGAGAATCTTGTGTTGAAAGAATAAAGGGACGTCTTCTTTATCCTCTATATTTGGAACCATTAACAGAAGATTATTGTAAAatcatacaaaaatatttttggatAGAAGAAAGATTAGAAGAGGAAATGACTGTTAAGATGGATAGGGAAGAAACTTACCAAGATAAGAAGGCAATGagtaaaaatgaagatgAAATGAAAAGACTTATAAGTATTTATGAAAAAGGTAGAAGTATAAAACTATCGGACGATATGATCCATTTTACTATAAGTATAGCAAAGGTTTTCCTTGAAGATTAcctaaaattatatactgAAGTATATGATAAACTTTCCCCCacaaataatgataaaacaaaacaaaaataa
- the PmUG01_14018600 gene encoding gamete antigen 27/25, putative, whose translation MKNAKSRVEDIETATEGDECEYKYDHYNCGLVREEVKKLLDVEFHASVDVLHSLLPFGHDKNRILYEIGQTDLVLRGVSKYEDKYSFRFIDEDDRERCVSRIKARIFSALYFECLTKHYCKKVQNYFWIEERLEEEMSVKLDGQKSNLYQKKMCRNEDLMKTIIGVHEEGRGIKLSEDIINYIIRMAKMFLFDLLKSKTFSTF comes from the coding sequence ATGAAGAATGCTAAATCTCGGGTAGAGGACATAGAAACAGCTACCGAAGGCGATGAGTGTGAATACAAATATGATCATTATAATTGTGGTCTCGTTAGAGAAGAAGTTAAGAAATTGTTAGATGTAGAATTTCATGCGTCTGTTGATGTACTGCATTCATTGTTACCCTTCGGACatgataaaaatagaatattatatgaaattgGGCAAACCGACCTTGTTTTAAGAGGTGTTAGTAAATATGAAGATAAGTATTCATTTAGATTTATTGATGAAGATGACAGAGAGCGTTGTGTTAGTAGAATAAAGGCACGCATTTTTAGtgcattatattttgaatgtTTAACGAAACATTATTGTAAAAAGGTACAAAACTATTTTTGGATAGAAGAAAGATTAGAAGAAGAAATGTCTGTTAAATTAGATGGTCAGAAAAGTAATCTATACCAAAAGAAAATGTGTCGTAATGAAGATTTAATGAAAACAATTATAGGTGTTCATGAAGAAGGTAGAGGTATAAAACTATCAGaagatattattaattatattatacgtATGGCTAAGATGTTCCTCTTTGATTTACTAAAATCAAAAACATTTTCCACCTTCTAA
- a CDS encoding early transcribed membrane protein, with amino-acid sequence MNISRGISFFYLFCLTVNLLIPCLCSNTVFTQKDLLPIKNISEKIKERFKKKKINYAIIVSGILMFATFALGIGYYLNKSDENYDFNDIIWLPHEKFNFKNPDDGQKPSTSMHYVEPLGINKVNIKGPIKVNTNEKDIPIKTFNVFLDNAKIALKHHYNNLSVIQQQYFKNDSSYIRKIVQSLQEKRSVSLSRAQEDKAVSQMGRFLDNMNNY; translated from the coding sequence atgaatatttcaagaggaatttcctttttttatctattttgtTTGActgtaaatttattaattccaTGTCTTTGTAGCAATACAGTTTTCACTCAAAAAGATTTATTaccaataaaaaatattagtgaaaaaataaaagaaagatttaaaaaaaaaaaaattaattatgcTATAATAGTATCTGGGATACTTATGTTTGCTACTTTTGCACTTGGAATTGgatattatttgaataaaagTGACGAAAATTATGATTTCAATGACATTATATGGTTACCTCacgaaaaatttaattttaaaaacccTGATGATGGGCAAAAACCAAGTACAAGTATGCATTATGTTGAACCTCTAGGgataaataaagtaaatataaagggcccaataaaagtaaatacTAATGAGAAAGATATTCCTATAAAAACGTTTAATGTTTTTCTTGATAATGCAAAGATTGCATTAAAAcatcattataataatttatctgTCATACAACagcaatattttaaaaatgatagttcttatattagaaaaattgtTCAGTCTTTACAAGAGAAAAGAAGTGTCTCACTTTCCAGAGCTCAAGAAGATAAAGCGGTTTCACAGATGGGACGTTTCTTGGataatatgaacaattaCTAA
- the PmUG01_14018900 gene encoding conserved Plasmodium protein, unknown function — translation MKYLKVLIFVTFFFFVFNQEINALKERKEKNILPNYDDLFISDSNYSTILSEFFEDINDLNKSLLRMIKITQSKFKKIEKSKSRLRDKCYLLAYALGLHIIKIGTPITMKYAFQQMKMYFRKVGRAKDKNLQYIKLLFSP, via the exons ATGAAGTATTTaaaagtattaatttttgtaacatttttcttctttgttTTTAACCAAGAAATAAATGCtttaaaagaaagaaaggagaaaaatatattaccaAATTACg atGATCTGTTTATAAGTGACAGTAATTATAGTACAATTTTATCGGAGTTTTTTGAAGACATTAATGATTTGAATAAATCTCTTTTACGTATGATTAAAATTACACAgagtaaatttaaaaaaattgaaaaatcaAAAAGTAGACTTCGGGataaatgttatttattaGCATATGCATTAGGTTTacacattataaaaattggtACACCCATAACAATGAAATATGCATTTCAACAAATGAAGATGTATTTTAGGAAAGTGGGTAGAGCAAAGGATAAGAATTTACaatacattaaattattgtttAGTCCTTAG